In Leptospira montravelensis, the DNA window ATATTAAAATTTCATCAACTAATGAATGTTTCATTTATATTCCCATCTTTGTAAGGATCAAAAAAAATTAGATCGTTAGTCGCTAAAGAATTTGCAGTTTTTCATATTAAATTCTGATACCAAAATATAAAATCTATCGACTACTTCCCAAAAAAACTTCCTTTGTTTATTACATTCATTCATAGCTAACCAAAAGGTGAAAAGATTAAGAATAAAAATGGTGATTTAGGAAAGTCTATTTACGAATTGAAAGATTTAAGTTAGAGGGAAATTTGCACCTGCCCACGAGCCACTCCCCTCCTCCCTAACTCGGGCGGGGGTTTGTAGATTCGCGCGCTCATTATGTCCCATACCCTAGAACCCTCACCACATAAAAAAACCCCACCAAAATTGGTGAGGTATCTGTCTCAGTTATTTCCCTGAGTAACGAATTGTATCGAAGCGAACTTTTACAATATACAACGTAGCGTGACAACAAATCTAACGAAAGGTAATTGGTTTCCTTTATAAAAGGAGGTGATCCAGCCGCACCTTCCGATACGGCTACCTTGTTACGACTTCACCCTCTTCACGAGTTTCACCTTAGAAGTGCCTCCCCTTGCGGTTAAGGACAACCTCTTCGGGTGCTCCCCACTCAGATGGTGTGACGGGCGGTGTGTACAAGGTCCGGGAACGTATTCACCGCGGCATGCTGATCCGCGATTACTAGCGATTCCGACTTCATGGAGTCGAGTTGCAGACTCCAATCTGAACTGGGACCGGTTTTAAGAGATTAGCTCCAGCTTGCGCTTTGGCGACCCTCTGTACCGGCCATTGTAGCACGTGTGTTGCCCTAGACATAAAGGCCATGAGGACTTGACGTCATCCCCGCCTTCCTCCGGTTTGTCACCGGCAGTTCTTTCCGAGTGCCCAACTGAATGATGGCAACAGAAAGTAAGGGTTGCGCTCGTTGCGGGACTTAACCCAACATCTCACGACACGAGCTGACGACAGCCATGCAGCACCTGTGCACGCGCCCGAAGGCCCATGTATCTCTACATAGTTCACGTGCATGTCAAGCCTAGGTAAGGTTTTTCGCGTATCATCGAATTAAACCACATGCTCCACCGCTTGTGCGGACCCCCGTCAATTCCTTTGAGTTTCACTCTTGCGAGCGTAGTCCCCAGGCGGTCTACTTAATCCGTTAGGTTCGTTACTAGAGGAGTTAATACCTCTAACAACTGGTAGACAACGTTTAGGGCGTGGATTACCGGGGTATCTAATCCCGTTCACTACCCACGCTTTCGTGTTTCAGCGTCAATCTTAGGCCAGCAAGTTGCCTTCGCCATCGGTGTTCCTTCTGATATCTACGCATTTCACCGCTACACCAGAAATTCCACTTGCCTCTCCCAGATTCCAGACTAACAGTTTCAAATGCAGGTTTCGAGTTGAGCCCGAAGATTTCACACCTGACTTGTTAGTCCGCCTACACACCCTTTACGCCCAATGATTCCGAACAACGCTTGCACCATACGTATTACCGCGGCTGCTGGCACGTAGTTAGCCGGTGCTTTAGGTAGGTACCGTCATTTTTTTCGTCCCTACTTACTGAACTTTACAATCCGAAGACCTTCATCGTTCACGCGGCGTCGCTGCTTCAGGCTTTCGCCCATTGAGCAAGATTCTTAACTGCTGCCTCCCGTAGGAGTATGGACCGTGTCTCAGTTCCATTGTGGCCGTTCACCCTCTCAGGCCGGCTACTGATCGTCGCCTTGGTAGGCCTTTACCCCACCAACTAGCTAATCAGCCATGGACCCATCTAAAAGCGCATTGCTGCTTTAACCAATCCCTGCTACCAGGAACCGTCACATTCGGTATTAGCACAAATTTCTCTGTGTTATCCCCAACTTCTAGGTAGGTTATCCATGTATTACTCACCCGTTCGCCACTGGTATTGCTACCCGTTTGACTTGCATGTTTAAGACGCGCCGCCAGCGTTAGTTCTGAGCCAGGATCAAACTCTCCGTGTTGAAATCGGTATTGCTACCAATTTTGTAATTACAGAGTTGTTACCATCAGCCGAATGCCGTGGTAACTACACCTAGTCTTCATTTGAGAGAATGTTTCCATCCCCTCGGTTTTTTCTCGCTAGAATTGTCTTGGAGTCACGCTACTGTGTATGTTGTAAAAGATCTTATTTAGCAATCGAATCAGTTCCCTTCCGGGCTTAACTCAATCACCGTTTCACCATCATTGGAAATGTACACCCCTAGTCAAACCCTTTTTATAAAAATTGTCCCACTTTAGCAGACTTTTTACTCTTTTTTTATCAAAGAAAATCCACCGATTCTTACACGTAAGTGACCGCTCTTCGGCATCTACACTTTTCAATTACATTACTTTATTATATTTTAAACTTCTTAATTTCCTGATTTAATGTTTTTGCAAGTTCACTCAATCGATTTGCTGCTTCTTTGACAGCCGAAACTTCTGATAACTGAGAATCCGAGGAAACAGATACTTCTTTGGTGCTTTCGTTTATAATGTTGGTTAACTCAATCAATTGAACGGTGTTTGCATTGAGCTCTTCTGTACTAGCGGAAATCTCTTCCGTAGTGGAAGAAACACCGTGGATTTCATCATTTACTTTCTTAATGGCAGAAATAATTGATTGGAAAGTATTTCCAACAACATTCACCATCTCCACTCCCACACCTACATCCTGATTTCCTTTTTCCATCATCTGAATGGATTCTAGGGTGTTTTTTTGAATTTCATCAATGATCACAGAAATTTGTTTCGTGGCTCTTTCTGACCTTTCGGCTAATTTTCTAACTTCATCCGCAACAACAGCAAAACCTTTTCCTTCCTCTCCTGCCCGAGCGGCTTCAATGGCAGCATTGAGTGCAAGAAGGTTTGTTTGACTTGCGATTTGATTGATTGTTTCCACAATTTGTCCAATCGCTTTCGAGTTTGCACCAAGAGTATTGATACTTGAAGAAATTCCATTTACCGAAGAATTAATAACCTCCATCTGGTGAATTGTTTTCTTAACTATGTCTTGGCCTTCTTCCACTTTTTCCAATACACCATTTGACAATTCCGAAACCACATACGTTGCTTCCGCAATTTTTGTGATCGCAAGGGTATTTTCTTCTACTGCAGACTTGTTTTCAGAAAAAGCTTCCAACTGGGTATTTGAATTGCTTCGCACTGTAGACATTGATTCTGATATTGTAGCTGCGACATTGGCAGAACCTTTTGCACTTTCAATCAGCTTATCAGCTGATTGCAAAACTTCGTTGGATGACTGAGAAACAACTTGAATCATAGTTCGCAAACTATTCGTCATTTGATCAAAATCAGTAAGCAGCGATCCTATTTCATCTTTATATAGGTGATTCGAACTTGAAGTCAAATCCCCTTCTCGTGCTTTTCCAATGAGAGACTTCACGTGATTGATTTTTCGTGCAAAAATTGCTGCAAAAAAATAAGAGAAAATTAACGAAATGACGGATGCAAATATAGCACCGAAAACAAATAAATAGGAAAGCGACTTTAGACGTTCTTCATAGAAAATAGCCTCTCTCCCACCAGAACCAACAATCCAATCCCAAGGTTCATAATAAATTTGATAGGCAATCCATGAATGAGTTGGTTCGTCTCCTTCCTGCCATAATTCATAGACGATTTTTCCAGTTCTTTCCTTATTCGACCAAGTATCTCGAACAGTAAATTTACCATCCACCTGGTAATCCCAAAGATTAACACCCTCGATGTTAAAAGGGTTCATGGTAAATACGCCGTTTGGATGAGAGGCCCACACTCTCATATCCAATTTTGCAGACATTTTGCCTTTGGATAAATCGCGAACTCCGTCAGAACCTTTTGGTCCCAAAATATAAACCCTGGCCAATTCTTGGGCTTCCGCTAATCCAATTTTCCCTGACTTTACATCTTCATTTAATAAGTCGATCACGGCTACGGAATCAGTTGCCAAGGTTTTAAATAACTCTGCACCAATGTTTACGATTTGGCTTTTTGCGGATTGATAGACGAGATAAAAAATTGGGCCTAGTACTAAATTGAGAACCACAAAAATGAAAATCATTAATTGTGTGCGAATACTAAGAGAATAGAGTTTATGAAGAGTTTGTTTTAACATGCTTTGTAAGTTATCGTTTGATTTATGAGAAAACAAAAACTTCACATGAAATGAAAGTATTTTTTTTAAGAACTAAGCTTTTATTAATCCGCTAAAAAATCCTAACTGCAATTTTCCATAAATACTACAAAAAACATTACACTTCCGAGTTTTGTTTGTAAATAATAAATTTACAAACACTCAACCTAAACAAGTTTATGAGACATAGGATCTGGATTTAGATCAGCGTTCAAAAGACAATTCTTAAAACCGAAACCGGGAAACAATTTTCTCCATCGAATCGGAAACTGCTTTTAGGTGATTTGCTTCTTCGGAAATTTCTTTAAACGTGGTAGAAATTTTAGAATGGTTTTCCCATAACTCTTGTAAGTTGGAATTGGATTCTTCAGTATATCCTGTTTGCAATTTCATTTCCTCGGTGATTTGCTCCGCGTCTTTTTGAAACTCCCCTACAAGTTTTTTTAACGATTTAACATTTTCAGAACCGGTTTCACTTGTGCGGCCGAACATCTGTACCACTCTCGAAATTTCTTCAAACTTAGATTTTACATCTTCATTGGTAGAGATGATTTCTTTCATTGATTCCAAACTTTCTTTAGAGGCGACTTGGGATAATTTTACCACTCTTTTGATCTCCTCGATATTTTTTGCAGTTTCATCAGCAAGGCGAGAAACCTCTCCCGCCACCACAGCAAAACCACGTCCCATAGTTCCTGCCCTGGCTGCTTCAATTGATGCATTGAGTGATAATAGATTTACTCGGTCAGAAATATCTTCCACAATGGAGATTGTAGCTTTGATATTTTCACTCATCTGATTCATTATTTCTACCTTTTCATAAGCCGATTGAATGGCGTCCTTTGCTACTTGTATTGTGCCAATCGAATGGACAGTGTTTAGTGCCAAAGCTTCTGCTTTTTCTGATAGGTCCGTCATTTCATCCGTGACTCGCGTAAGTTCTGTTACCAAGAAATTTGTTTTATCTTTTTGGGAAAGAACACGTTCATAGGTTGCCTTAGAAAGATTTTGGATCTGATTAACGGATTCAAACGTTGAGTCTAATTTTGTTTTTTCAGAACTAACCTGCGTATCGATCACGCTGCCCTTGTCCAAAATTAGTCGAGATGTTTCTAGAAGTGAAAATGCTTCGTCTTTAGCTGTCCGAAAGTATTGTCGCAAAGACTCCATAAATAAGTTTAATTTTGTAATCGTATGACTTAGGTTTGTAGCTGAAAGTTGCGGAATGGTTTCTGACAACTCCCCTTTAGATAGTTTTTCAATAGAATAATTTAGATTACCAATATCTTCCTTCAAGGATTTACTTCCAACATAAGCTGCATAAATAATGATTACAATCATCATTATAAACACAATGGGCATTTGATAAAACCAGTAAGGAGACCTAAACTCAGTAAGTAAAATTAGGAACAAATAATAACCCAATGTCAACATTGGCAAAAGTGCAACGGCAACCATCGTAAATAAGTTTCTTTGAAAAACACCAAAAATTCGAATTTTAGTTTCATCCAAAAGTACAGCCGATAGTTCTTTTGCTTTTAAAACTGGACTTAAATAAACCTCCGTTTGGAAATAAAAAGCCAGATAGATAATGGGAGAAAGCATGATACAGGCATAAGGTAAGGCTAAAATTTCCTTCCAAGGCAGACCAAGAAAGGTAACAGCCATAAAAGAAAATCCAAAAATTGAAACTGCCCACCGAATGAGAATCACACGACCTTCCCAATGTGGATGTTCCAATAGACCTTTTTTTATCGCTGCAAGTGCATTTGCCTCTAAATCCTTAGTAAAGTTAAGTAATACCTTTAATCTTTTGTTTCTAAGAGTAATCCCAATCACCAAAGGAACTAATGAAAGGAGTGTGCCAAGAATTCCTAATTTGATAAGTGTATCTGTATCAAAACGGGAGGCAAATAAACAAAAGTTTATAAAATAGGGAAAAATTAATAGATATAAAGGAGCCTCAATCGCAACCGTCAATTTTCGGATGAGTAAGTTTTGATTCATTTGCTTTTAATCCACCATTTCATTTGGTCAATGTTTCTGGAAATCCAAGGAGACTTCATCCACTTTCGTATTTTTTTTGTCAGGAATCAATATTGGTAACTGTTCAGGATTCTATTTTCTGCCAATTGTAGGCAAAATTTAGGTAGATTTAAGTTCCAAAATGGAAATTTCCGAAGGTGCACCTAGCCGAAAAGGAGGACCCCAATACCCAGTCCCTCGACTAACATAAATTAGCGAATCCTTATATCTATGTAATCCAGAGACAAATTTTTGCGCAAAATAAATTAGTATATTACCTGGGAAAAATTGGCCACCATGTGTATGACCCGAAATTTGTAAGTCGAATCCAACCTCACTTGCTTCATAAATACTGTTGGGTTGGTGGGCGAGTAAAATCTTATAATCGCATTTTTCTCCGCCTTCCATCGCTTTTTTGGGATTTGTTTGGTGCGATCGGATTATTTTCCCGGCAGAAAGATCCGTCACTCCAGCCATAAGCAATTTTGATTCACCCACTGAGAGAATCTGGTTTTGGTTTAGCAAAACATTTACACCTAACTTTTGTATCTCGGGAAGCCAGGACAATACTCCTGAATAGTATTCATGATTGCCTGTGACATAGAAAGTGCCATATTTTGATTGGATGTTACCTAAAGGCTTTAAATGATGTTTGAGAGTAGTCACTGGGCCATCCACTAAATCTCCGGTAATCACAACAACATCTGGTTTTTGAAAATTGATTCTTTTTACTACTCTTTCTAAAAATCTACCTTTGATTGTTGGTCCAATATGTACATCAGAGATTTGAACTATCTTAAAATCTACCAAATCAGGATGAAGATCTTTCACTGGGACTGACACTCGTTTGTATAACAAACGGACATGTGCATTAAAAAACCCAAGAGAACTGAGTGCTGTTGCCGCTACTATGGTTGAAAAAGCCAAACTAAAGTTTTTTACCTCAGTGACCCCATCTAAAGGAAATCCAAAATGAACCAAACTTGAAAATAACATCCGAGAATAATCTGTGATGATCCCAAGGTCCATCCAACGCAAAAAATCCATTAGAAGAACGAGGGTAAAGAGAATCGAAAAAAAGCCAAAATTAGTAAAAGTAACATAGGCAAAAAAAGTCTGCGTTTTTTCCCGTTTTGTGATCCGACTCAGCGCATAAGTCAAAGGAACTAGTAAGACTAGTATTCCAATTCCGAATAAAACCAAAGTCACCACTGGCCCATTGAGTGAAAGACCTGAAATCAAACGAAAGGTAGAATAATAATAGATAAATCCAAGTAAGGATGTCAGAACGGACAAAAATAAAAAGAATGCTTTCAATCGAGTTACCTTATCCTTTGGACATGATTTGAATCGTGAAAGTTGCCGATAATTATGCGGAAGGTAGAGAATGAAAGAAAAAGACAAGGTTAGAACGAAGTCCGATGTAATTTTAATCGGTGCAGGTATCATGAGCGCCACTTTAGGTGTTCTACTAAAGGAACTAGCACCCCACCTAACAATTACTGTATTAGAAAGATTGGATGCTGCTGCTCGCGAAAGTTCCAATGCTTGGAACAATGCGGGAACCGGACACTCTGCATTTTGTGAACTCAATTATACGATCGAAAATGAAGACGGCACAATTCAAACAAAAAAGGCACTTCAAATTGCCGAATGGTTTGAAATATCTAAAGAATTTTGGGGTTATTTGGCAGGAACCAAACGAATATTAGATGCAGATGAATTCATTCACTCCGTTCCTCATTATAGTTTTGTTTGGGGAAAAGAAAATGTGTCCTTTCTTCGCAAACGTTTTGATGCTTTAAAAAAATATGAGCTCTTCAAAGAGCTGATTTATTCGGAAGATGAAAAAACATTAACCGAATGGTTGCCTTTAGTTATGAAGGGCAGAGACAATTCCGAACCAATTGCAGCAACCAAAATGGAGTTAGGAACAGATGTCAACTTTGGCACCTTAACGAGAGCCATGTTTCGGTATTTAGAAAGTCTCCCTGGTGTACACGTCCATTACTTCGAAGATGTTAAGGATTTGGAACGTGCAGAAAATGGATACTGGCACTTAACTTCGAATCATTTACAAACACATGAGAAGGAACACCATGAAGCGAAGTTCGTGTTCATTGGAGCTGGCGGTGGAAGTCTTCCTCTTTTGGAAAAATCAGATATTCCTGAAGCATCTGGTTTCGGAGGATTTCCGGTAAGTGGTCAATGGTTACGCTGTCGCAATCGCGAAGTAATCAAACAACATTTTGCAAAAGTATATGGAAAAGCGGACGTGGGTTCACCTCCAATGTCTGTGCCTCACTTGGACACAAGAATCATAGAAGGGAAAAAAGAATTGTTATTTGGTCCTTATGCTGGTTTTACAACGAAGTTTTTAAAAAAAGGATCGTATTTAGATTTAGTAAAATCGTTAGAGTTTGATAATATATTTCCAATGTTATCTGCAGGAATGCACAACCTACCATTAACAAAGTATTTAATTAGCCAAGCCATACAATCTCATGAAGATCGAATTGCTGCTCTACGAGAATATTTCCCAGAAGTAAAATCGGAAGATTGGGAACTGGTTGTAGCGGGTCAACGCGTACAAGTGATCAAAAAAGATGAAGAAGAAGGAGGAGTCCTTGAATTTGGTACGGAAGTAGTTGCGGCAAAAGATGGTTCATTAGCTGCATTACTCGGTGCCAGTCCAGGTGCTTCCACATCAGTTTCCATTATGTTAGAAGTACTAGCTGATTGTTTTCCAAAAGAAATGTCATCGATTGAGTGGAAATCAAAACTAAAAGAAATGATTCCTAGTTTCGGGGAATCTATGAAAGACAATCCTGAAGTTTGTAGAATCAGTCGATTGAATACTGCCAAACTTTTAGAATTAAATCAAAAAACAAACGTTAGTTCCCAAGTTACTATTTAAATAACGATTGAGTTTCGATAGACTACCGCTTTATTTGTTTTTCTTTCGAAGCTCAATCACCACCTTTTCTTTTGATTCCACATTGTATAAAGCGGATCCTTGTGTGGAATCTATAATTCTTTTTGGATTTACACCTTTTTCTCGAAGCACTCGCGAAATTGCTTTAGACCGTTCAAATCCGAGATCATAGTTTTCATAATTACCAGGAAGATCTTCCTTGAATGGTGATGTATAAGTGATCACCAAAATATCAAAATCTTTATATTCGTTTTCTAAACTACGTGCAATGGCATCTAACCTAGCTCGACCTTCCAAATGTATTCTACTAGATGGAAGATCAAAAATCTCACTCGCTAAAAACACAAAACGTTCTAATTTAGTTTCTGTAACCGGTTCTTTGTTTTGGTATGGTATTTCAGGACCAACGGATTCTACTACGTTTGATTGTAAGTTCTCTGGTTCGGAAATAACTGTGTTGTTATCAGTGAGTGAAAAACTTAATCCTAAACCTAACTTAACAAACGTTTCTTCGTAGTTTCCTTTATTTCGATGTCCTGAACTAGGAGGCTCGTATTTTACAATATAAACATTCGAATGTTCCACCTCTGCACTAAGGAAAAATAGGGAATCAAAATGATACCTAAAACCGACTGCTCCAAAAATTCTATTTAAAGTGCCACCATACAATTGTTCATACCCAACTCCTCCACCGGCTCGAACGTAAGGATCAAAAACATTGTTTGGAAAG includes these proteins:
- a CDS encoding malate:quinone oxidoreductase gives rise to the protein MKEKDKVRTKSDVILIGAGIMSATLGVLLKELAPHLTITVLERLDAAARESSNAWNNAGTGHSAFCELNYTIENEDGTIQTKKALQIAEWFEISKEFWGYLAGTKRILDADEFIHSVPHYSFVWGKENVSFLRKRFDALKKYELFKELIYSEDEKTLTEWLPLVMKGRDNSEPIAATKMELGTDVNFGTLTRAMFRYLESLPGVHVHYFEDVKDLERAENGYWHLTSNHLQTHEKEHHEAKFVFIGAGGGSLPLLEKSDIPEASGFGGFPVSGQWLRCRNREVIKQHFAKVYGKADVGSPPMSVPHLDTRIIEGKKELLFGPYAGFTTKFLKKGSYLDLVKSLEFDNIFPMLSAGMHNLPLTKYLISQAIQSHEDRIAALREYFPEVKSEDWELVVAGQRVQVIKKDEEEGGVLEFGTEVVAAKDGSLAALLGASPGASTSVSIMLEVLADCFPKEMSSIEWKSKLKEMIPSFGESMKDNPEVCRISRLNTAKLLELNQKTNVSSQVTI
- a CDS encoding metallophosphoesterase, which gives rise to MKAFFLFLSVLTSLLGFIYYYSTFRLISGLSLNGPVVTLVLFGIGILVLLVPLTYALSRITKREKTQTFFAYVTFTNFGFFSILFTLVLLMDFLRWMDLGIITDYSRMLFSSLVHFGFPLDGVTEVKNFSLAFSTIVAATALSSLGFFNAHVRLLYKRVSVPVKDLHPDLVDFKIVQISDVHIGPTIKGRFLERVVKRINFQKPDVVVITGDLVDGPVTTLKHHLKPLGNIQSKYGTFYVTGNHEYYSGVLSWLPEIQKLGVNVLLNQNQILSVGESKLLMAGVTDLSAGKIIRSHQTNPKKAMEGGEKCDYKILLAHQPNSIYEASEVGFDLQISGHTHGGQFFPGNILIYFAQKFVSGLHRYKDSLIYVSRGTGYWGPPFRLGAPSEISILELKST
- a CDS encoding methyl-accepting chemotaxis protein, whose product is MNQNLLIRKLTVAIEAPLYLLIFPYFINFCLFASRFDTDTLIKLGILGTLLSLVPLVIGITLRNKRLKVLLNFTKDLEANALAAIKKGLLEHPHWEGRVILIRWAVSIFGFSFMAVTFLGLPWKEILALPYACIMLSPIIYLAFYFQTEVYLSPVLKAKELSAVLLDETKIRIFGVFQRNLFTMVAVALLPMLTLGYYLFLILLTEFRSPYWFYQMPIVFIMMIVIIIYAAYVGSKSLKEDIGNLNYSIEKLSKGELSETIPQLSATNLSHTITKLNLFMESLRQYFRTAKDEAFSLLETSRLILDKGSVIDTQVSSEKTKLDSTFESVNQIQNLSKATYERVLSQKDKTNFLVTELTRVTDEMTDLSEKAEALALNTVHSIGTIQVAKDAIQSAYEKVEIMNQMSENIKATISIVEDISDRVNLLSLNASIEAARAGTMGRGFAVVAGEVSRLADETAKNIEEIKRVVKLSQVASKESLESMKEIISTNEDVKSKFEEISRVVQMFGRTSETGSENVKSLKKLVGEFQKDAEQITEEMKLQTGYTEESNSNLQELWENHSKISTTFKEISEEANHLKAVSDSMEKIVSRFRF
- a CDS encoding OmpA family protein, translating into MQKMKWKNLYVYVVIFLTFSTFTLYGEGFDQGSLVFYGFGSFGLGNHSGSLEKSVEITNQPNFLMLNSPFVDTSYRVGNYIIYSEFVKNRTELSGHGGELGFEYGLFRYFGIGLSYSNQTITSSYFRAIEERNIILLSFMGTNVNSQLENLNLGDTYDLVVQKRRTVFSGNSGDLNFFFHFFPNNVFDPYVRAGGGVGYEQLYGGTLNRIFGAVGFRYHFDSLFFLSAEVEHSNVYIVKYEPPSSGHRNKGNYEETFVKLGLGLSFSLTDNNTVISEPENLQSNVVESVGPEIPYQNKEPVTETKLERFVFLASEIFDLPSSRIHLEGRARLDAIARSLENEYKDFDILVITYTSPFKEDLPGNYENYDLGFERSKAISRVLREKGVNPKRIIDSTQGSALYNVESKEKVVIELRKKNK
- a CDS encoding methyl-accepting chemotaxis protein: MIFIFVVLNLVLGPIFYLVYQSAKSQIVNIGAELFKTLATDSVAVIDLLNEDVKSGKIGLAEAQELARVYILGPKGSDGVRDLSKGKMSAKLDMRVWASHPNGVFTMNPFNIEGVNLWDYQVDGKFTVRDTWSNKERTGKIVYELWQEGDEPTHSWIAYQIYYEPWDWIVGSGGREAIFYEERLKSLSYLFVFGAIFASVISLIFSYFFAAIFARKINHVKSLIGKAREGDLTSSSNHLYKDEIGSLLTDFDQMTNSLRTMIQVVSQSSNEVLQSADKLIESAKGSANVAATISESMSTVRSNSNTQLEAFSENKSAVEENTLAITKIAEATYVVSELSNGVLEKVEEGQDIVKKTIHQMEVINSSVNGISSSINTLGANSKAIGQIVETINQIASQTNLLALNAAIEAARAGEEGKGFAVVADEVRKLAERSERATKQISVIIDEIQKNTLESIQMMEKGNQDVGVGVEMVNVVGNTFQSIISAIKKVNDEIHGVSSTTEEISASTEELNANTVQLIELTNIINESTKEVSVSSDSQLSEVSAVKEAANRLSELAKTLNQEIKKFKI